The window ATGCAATCCTAATACGCCATCGCCAAAAGCTCCCTGCAATGGAGGAATAACTGCACCACCCAAGATCATCATGATCAGCAGGGCAGAGCCTTCGCTAGTGTATTTGCCCAATCCACCAACACCCAATGAGAAGATGCATGGCCACATAATTGAACAACACAGACCGCCTGCAATAAACGCGTATACTGACACAATACCTGTGGTAAATGAACCAATCAGCATGGCTACAGCGGCAAGAACAGAAAGTGTAAGCAAAGTTTTTACCGGCTTTTCTTGACCGTAGAAGAAAGCAGCAATGGCAATAGCAATGCAAATCGCATAAGGGAGCAAATTGCTTACATCGCTACCGTGTAAACTGTTGGCTGCGAGTACCACTGCAAATGCGATGAATGGAACAACGATGGTCGCGATTCTTTTGCTGGCTGCAGAAAGGTTAAACACAGAGATGGCTCCGGTCCAGCGACCAATCATCAAACTACCCCAATACAAGGAGATATATTGTGATATCTGGCTTTCATCCAAACCTGTTTCGTTGAAATAGCCCGGTTGCTTTAACAGCGCACCAAAATTGTTATCGATGGTTACTTCAACACCAACATACACGAAGATGCCGATCATACCATAGATCAACTGTGGGTATTTCATGGCACCCCAGCCTTCACTGGATTGTTCAGCCTTGCTATTACTGTAGAAGAGAATTAATATAACAACTAGCATAATGGCAATCAGTAACCAGAGTTTGGGTACTTCTGTAAACTGTCCAACTGCGATGATACCCAAGATAAGCAAGGTCATTACGCTCAAGGAGCTGGCCGCTTTGCCGGCTTTTTCAAATGGTTCATTGTTCTTGCCTTCCGGTAGTTTGGAGAACTGGAAGAATAATGCAACAGCTGCAAATACCACTGCAACAATCAGGTATAGATTATTGATGTTTTTTACGGTTACTTCTACATCAGAAGATCCTACTGAGCCAAATAGGAAAAAGCTGACGATGATTGGTCCGAGTGTAGTACCTAATGAATTCACTCCACCACCCAGATTCAACCTGTGTGAACCTGTTGCGGGGTCGCCAAGTGCGATGGCAAATGGCTGAGCGCAGGTTTGCTGGAGCGAGAAGCCTAGCGCCACAACGAATAATGAACCCAAAATGGCATTGAATGAATTGGCGTTGGCTGATGGGATGATCAGCAAAGCGCCAACCACAGAAATGGCCAGACCATAAATAATGCCCTTTTTGTAGCCAATATGGTTTACAATATCATAGCCCAAGAAATTAGAAAGAATAAACAGGATAAGC is drawn from Chitinophagales bacterium and contains these coding sequences:
- a CDS encoding MFS transporter, producing MNIATQETNKGALTTLVTVFFFWGFIAASNSILIPFCKTHFELTQLQSQLIGSAFYGAYFIGSLILFILSNFLGYDIVNHIGYKKGIIYGLAISVVGALLIIPSANANSFNAILGSLFVVALGFSLQQTCAQPFAIALGDPATGSHRLNLGGGVNSLGTTLGPIIVSFFLFGSVGSSDVEVTVKNINNLYLIVAVVFAAVALFFQFSKLPEGKNNEPFEKAGKAASSLSVMTLLILGIIAVGQFTEVPKLWLLIAIMLVVILILFYSNSKAEQSSEGWGAMKYPQLIYGMIGIFVYVGVEVTIDNNFGALLKQPGYFNETGLDESQISQYISLYWGSLMIGRWTGAISVFNLSAASKRIATIVVPFIAFAVVLAANSLHGSDVSNLLPYAICIAIAIAAFFYGQEKPVKTLLTLSVLAAVAMLIGSFTTGIVSVYAFIAGGLCCSIMWPCIFSLGVGGLGKYTSEGSALLIMMILGGAVIPPLQGAFGDGVLGLHKSYLIAAACFGLLALLALKLKSVLKSQGLDFDKQIGGGH